The genomic window CCTCCCTACTAAAACCATTCCATAACAAACTTTCGGAGAGTCCCATGAGTCAAGCAGAAACCCAATCGTCGGGCGGCGCCGCTGTCGCTGAACTGTCGTTGATGGACCAGATCCTGGACGAAACCCGCGCCCTGGACGACAACGAACGCGAACGCAACCAGACCTATATCGAACAGTTCGTTCGTAAGGTCGTCAGTGGCGAAACGACCGTCAGCAAAGACCTGGTCACCACGATCAACAGCTGGATCGCGGAAATCGATCACAAGTTGTCGCAGCAATTAAGCGAAGTCATGCACAGCGATGAATTCCAGAAACTGGAAGGCACCTGGCGCGGCTTGCACTACCTGACGCAAAACAGCGAAACCGGCACCAGCCTGAAAATTCGCGTGATGAACGTCAAGAAAGCGGAACTGCAAAAAGACCTCGAGAAAGCCGTCGAGTTCGATCAGAGCACCTTGTTCCGCAAATGCTACGAAGAAGAATACGGCCAACTGGGCGGCGAGCCCTACAGCATGCTGCTAGGCGACTACCACTTCGGCCGCACCGCCGACGATGTCAACCTGCTGAGCCTGCTGAGCAACGTCGCCGCCGCTGGTCACGCCCCGTTTGTGGGTGCCGCCGATCCCACCATGTTCAACATGCAGAGCTTCACCGAACTGGGGGGGCCTCGCGACCTGGCCAAAATCTTCCAAGGTGCCGACTACGCTCAGTGGCGCTCCTTCCGTGACAGCGAAGACAGCCGCTACGTGGCCCTGACCTTGCCCAACGTACTGGGACGCTTGCCCTACGGAGAAGACTTCAAGAAGGTCGAGTCGTTCGACTTTGATGAAGCCGTCGATGGCACCGATCACAGCCAATACCTGTGGATGAGCGCCGCTTGGGCCTACGCCACCCGCGTGACCAACGCGTTCTCGGAGCACGGTTGGTTTGCCCAGACCCGTGGCGTGGAAGGCGGCGGCAAAGTCGAAGGCTTGCCCGTGCACACCTTCCCCACCGATGACGGCGACGTGGCCATGAAGTGCCCCACCGAAATCGCCATCACCGATCGCCGCGAATTCGAATTGTCCAACCTCGGCTTCCTGCCGCTGTTGCACGCCAAGAACACCGACTTCGCCGCCTTCCTGGGCGCCCAGAGCTGCCAGAAGCCCAAGACGTACTTCGAAGAAGACGCCAACGCCAACGCCGAGCTGTCTTCCAAGATCAACTACCTGATGTGCGTCAGCCGTTTCGCTCATTACCTGAAAGTCATGGCTCGCGACAAAATCGGTTCCTCGATGGAATGCAGCGAGTGCCAGGAATGGCTGAATGACTGGATCAGCAACTACGTCTGCGACCCGACCACGGCCGGCGATGAAACCAAAGCCGAGCGTCCGCTGAGCGAAGCTCGGGTGGAAGTCCAGGAAATCCCCGGCCGTCCCGGTTGGTACGAAGCCGTCGCTTACCTGCGTCCGCACTTCCAGATGGAAACCCTGGGCGCTTCGATGCGTCTGGTCGCCGAAGTCCCGAAACAGGGCTAGTCCCCTGATTCATCGTTTGCGACGCAGCTCTACGGGGCTGCGTTTTAAGACAGCTCCAGCAAATAAAAATCTTACCATTCCAACATATAAAGGGCTTTACCCATGGCAGTTGATTATTACTTGAAAATTGACGGTATCAAAGGCGAGTCGGAAGACGACAAGCACAAAGACGAAATCGAAATCATCGACTTCGAATGGAGCGAACAGCAGAACAGCAACTTCGCCCAAGGTGGCGGCGGTGGCGGTGGCAAGGTGAAGATGGAAAACTTCAAATTCCGCACCTTCCTCAACAGCGCTTCGCCTGCTCTGATGCAATCCTGTGCAGAAGGCAAGCACATCAAAGACGCTACCTTCACCTGTCGCAAAGCCGGTGGCGGTCAAAAGGACTACTACAAAGTCACGATGGAAGAAATCATCGTCGCTTCCTGCCGCATCAGCGGTGGCAACGGTGACATCCAGGAAGGTGGCTATGTGGAAGGACATCCCGTCGAAGAGATCACGCTGAACTTCGGCAAGATCAAATGGGAATACCATCCCCAGAAGGCTGACGGCAGCCTGAACTCCGCCAAGACCGGCGGCTACGACTTGAAGAAGAACAAACGCGTCTAGTCCTGCTGGATTCGTTGTTGACACGATCTTTCCGCGCGGGTCTGCCGACCCGCGCGGAATGCATCGTTGCTGCCCCCGCCTGCTGCCGATCGTTCCATGCCTGTGTCCAATAAAATCGCTCTGCTGCCCTCGGTATTCGATCGCTTGGTGGACGTTAGTTCGGAGGGCTCCGGTAGCGATTCCTGGTACGACGTGGCCGCGTTGACCCAGGCTGTGCGACGCGATCTGGAAGATCTGATGAACACCCAACAGTCGATTCCGGATTTAGCACTAGAATTCCCTCTGCTGGCCGAGTCCGTGGTGGGATTCGGCGTGCCCGATCCATCGACGTACGCTTTAGACACGCCCTCGGGACGCCGACGCTTTGCCGCGGCGTTGATGAACGTGATCGATGTGTTCGAACCGCGGCTGACCGATGTCCGCATCGAATTGGTCGACCAGCGCTCGCAGAACTTGCGTGAGCTGAAGTTTCAGGTTGTGGCCCGCTTGGCCGTCGAACCGGCTCCACAAATCGTCTTTGAAACCAACCTGCACGTGCCCTCGGGGCAGTTCACCCTCGAGGAGGGCACCGCATGACCCAGACGCTGTTTCAATACTACGAACGCGAATTGCACTACCAGCGTGAACAGTCGCGGGAGTTTGCCGTCCGCTATCCCGCCGCCGCCGGACGCTTGAGGATGGACGCCACTGGCACCGGCGACCCGCATGTTGAACGCTTGATTCAGTCGGTCTCGCTGTTGGGCGCCCGGATCCATAAACGCTTGGACGACGACCTGCCGGAACTGACCGACGCGCTGCTGTCGATCCTGTACCCTCACTATCTGCGACCGATTCCTTCGATGGCCGTGGTGGCGTTCGAAGCGGACCCGGCAAACCTGCCTCCCGAAGGCATTGCCGTGCCCCGCGGGTTGCCGCTGCGAACCTCGGCCGTGGGCGGCCAGGTGTGCCGCTACCAAACCTCTCAAGCCGCTCATCTGTGGCCGCTGGAAATTTCGGACGTGCAACTGCTCCAGCCGCCGCTAGGTGACGGCCCGGCGGCGCCTCCAGGCACCGCCGCCGCGCTGAAAATGCGGGTGCGAAATGTGCATGGCAAACCGATCGCTTCGCTGCCGATCGACGCCCTGCGACTGCACTTAACCGGACCCGATTCAGTTGCTGCGGGACTATACGAAGCGATGGTCAACGACGCCATCGAAGTCGCGTTTGTCGCGCCCGGTGGCAAGCCGGTTCGCATCCTCGCCGACCAAGCGCTGCAGGCCACCGGTTTCGACCGCGACCAAGCCCTGCTGCCCTATCCGCCGCAGTCGTTCGACGGCTATCGATTATTGACCGAGTTGTTTGCGTTCCCCGATAAGTACAATTTTATTGACCTGAAAGGCTGGCAGACGGCCGCGGCGGAATTACCCACTGCAGAAGTGGACGTGTGGGTGTTTTTAAATGCACCTCACGACAAAATTGCCACCGTGGTGCGGAAAGAACACGTTCAGTTGGGCTGCACACCGGTCGTTAATCTGTTCCCCAAAATCTGCGAACCGATTCAGCTGAACCGACAACGCCATGAATACCGGATCGTCCCGGACGCCTCGCATCGCATGGCCTGTGAAGTCTACTCGATCGATTCGGTGACCAGTTCTCGTGCCGATGGGGATCGACACTGGAAGCCGTTCTTTGACATTGGGCGTCGAGATGGCGACGCCGCGCTGTCGGGGTACTGGCACGCCGCGCGACGCGAGAGCCAGACGGTCAATGATCACGGCAGCGATGTCTATCTGCAGTTGGTGGACGAACGGTTTGATCCCTGCACGCCGCTTACCGAAGTGGTCACCGTCCAAGCGATGTGCACCAATCGGGACGTCCCCAGTTTATTGCGACAACAGGCCGGAGCGGTCACCTGGCACGTCGATGCGGCGATTCCCATCCGCAGCGTCCGCTGTCTGAAACATCCCACGGTCAGCTTGCGACCTCCGGTTCGTCGTCACGCGCATTGGAACCTGATCAGTCACCTAGCTTTGGGCCATCGTTTCATCGAAGGACCCGAAGGTCTGCAGACCCTGCGTGAAATCCTACGGCTGTACGATTTTTCCGATCCGCATTCCTACGACCCTCGCGGTGCGGCTGCGCGTCAGATGGTTGAAGGCGTGTTGGACATCGGTCACAAAAGCGTGACCCGTCAGGTCGGACCCGCCGTAGAGGGATGTTTTGCACGCGGCACGCAGTTGACCTTGGTGCTGGACGAAGACCAGTATGAATCCACCGGCGCGTTTTTGTTTGCCAATGTGTTGCAACGGTTCCTGGGCTTGGCCAGTGGAGTGAATTCGTTCGTTGAAACGGTGGTGGAATCAAAACAGCGCGATGGCGTGCTGGCTCATTTCCCGCCTCATGACGGTGAGGAACCGCGACTGTGAACGGTCCCTACGATGTTACCGCAACTTCGTTCGGCGGTTCACAATCGCTGACGCTGATTCCTCCGGGCACGGATGTGATCGATGCCTTGCCCGCAGGCTCGGTGGCCAGAGAGCTATTCGAACGGCCTTGGAAATTCGACTTTTTTCAAGCCGTAATGTTGTTGCAAGATTTGGCCGCCCGCAGCGACTCCGCGTCTGCGGCACCGATCGCCGGCTTTTCATTGCCACGCGAAGAAGCGATGCGGTTCAGCGTACCGAGCAACAATGTCTTCCCCGGCGCAGCGATTCAAGCCATCCAGTGGGACGCAGACCAACAGCGGCCCAATGTGTGCATCAACTTCATGGGGCTGACCGGTCCCAGTGGCGTGCTGCCGCGCAGCTATACGGAACACGTGCAGCGGGTGGAGTTGGTGCCGAGTCATGCCGAGCGACACGCGCTGCGAGATTGGTTGGATAATTTTAATCATCGCCTGGCATCGCTGTTCTTTCAGGCCTGGGCCAAGTATCGGTTTCCCGTCTCGTTGTGCCGACCATCCCGCGAAGCGGCTACGGTCAAACAACCGGAGCACATCGTCCGCGTGGCGTTGGCGTCGATCGCCGGGATCGCGATCGCCGAGCAACCGCAACCGAGCCTTGCGGCGGACGCTCCAGCGACGTTGGACGCACCGGTAACGTCGGATGCACCGGAGAAACTGGAGCGAGACGAGTTGCTGGGGCTGGCCGGGCTGCTGGCACAGCGGCCCATGAACGTCTGCAATTTGCAATCGGCACTGCAGCAGAGTTTGGAAGTTCCGGTACGGATCAAGCAGTTCGAAGGTACCTGGCTGCCGCTGGATGAACGTACGCAGACTCAGTTGGGCAACCGCAATTGTCGACTGGGGCAAGACGCCGTGGTGGGGGAACGTTTGTGGAGCAGACAACAGAAAATCACCATCGAAGTGGGACCGCTTCCGGCTGAGCAGTTTCCACAGTATTTGCCTCCCACGGATGAACACAGCGGACGCGGACTTCAGCGACTGCGGCATCTGGTGGGCATCTGCATCGGCCAGACGTTGGAGTTTGACGTGCAACCGGTGTTAAGAATCGACCGGCCGCTGTCGGTTCAACTGACGCATGATCAGACGGCCACACGTTTGGGCTACGACAGCTGGTTGGGCTCGCCTCCGGAAAAAAGCGTTGCAGCCGACGCGATCTTTCCCGGCAATGCGCGTTGTTGAAATAATACGGCCGTAGCCGTAGCCGTAGCCGTAGCCGAAGTCGCCAGACTTTGGATCTTTTTGTCGCCCCTGTGTAGTTTCTAGCGAGTCGTCATTCCGATTCGCGGCACCCTGAATAATGAAAAGGGGAGTTTCCATCGGGCTGTCGATTTAAATGTTTTCCATGAAGTGCAGGTACGTATTCGTCATGGTTGGCTCCCCAACGAGCTCGCCTCGTTGGGAGCAGAGAATCTCCGGCTAGCTATCCTACGTTGCGAATGTGCTTTTCGTAGCTACCTTCGCCAGAAGGTGGATGCCGAATGTTTTCCACGCTCTGGCGAGCGTAGCTACGATGTGGTGCTTGTAGCCGCGGCTTACGGGCGGTGTTTCCATTGGTGGCTGCTGGCGCGGTGGATTTGGCTTCCCAATTGATCCAACACGCGGTCGATGTTGTGCTGCTTGGTCTGCGCCGGATCTTCGAACAGACTCATCTGCTGCGGTTGTCCCGCGGGTTTGAATTGGCTGAGCGAAACACCCACCAAACGCACCTTCGCTGGTTCGCGGCTGCGCATCTCGGCCAACAGTTCCAATACGTGCTGGAGGATCGCCTGAGTGCTGTCGGTGGCCGGGATGGCACGACTGCGTGTGAAGGTGCGAAAGTCATGACGACGGTACTTCAATCCCACACTGCTGGCCGTATGGTTGGCATGCCTCAATCGCAGACAAACCTGTTCCACCAAACTGGACACCGCCGAACGCAACATCGATTCATCGTCCAGGTCTTCCCAAAACGTGCGTTCGTGGCCGATCTGTTTCGCTTGGTGATCCGGCACCACGCGACGTTCGTCGATGCCGTTGGCTAATTTCCACAGATGCGTTCCCCAGCGCCCAAACCGGCGTTCCAGATCGATTTGCGAACAGACTCGCAAATCGGCGATCCGCTGGATGCCGATGGTTTGCAACTTTTGCTGTCCGACGCGGCCGACACCCCAAAGCCTGGAGATCGGCAAGGGGTCCAGAAACGGCTGCACCTGATCGGCGGCGACGACCACAAATCCGCTGGGCTTTTGGAGGTCGCTGGCGATTTTGGCAACAAATTTCAGCGGAGCGATCCCCACCGAAGCCACCAAATTTAAGTCGTCGGCAATCTGCTGTTGAATTTGTCGACCGATGGCCGCTGCGTCGCCAAACAGAGCCTGTGAACCGGACACGTCCAGAAACGCTTCATCCAGACTGAGCGGTTGCACCAGAGGTGTGTAGGCATGGAAGATGGCTCGGACTTGGCGTCCCACCGCGGCGTACTTGGCCATGTCGGTTTTCACAAACACGGCGTCCGGGCACAGCTGGGCCGCGCGTTTGCCCGGCATGGCGCTATGGATTCCAAACCGCCTGGCTTCGTAGCTGGCCGCCGCGACGACTCCACGTCCGTCGCGGGATCCACCCACCACCACCGGCAACCCACGCAACTC from Roseimaritima ulvae includes these protein-coding regions:
- the tssE gene encoding type VI secretion system baseplate subunit TssE, which gives rise to MPVSNKIALLPSVFDRLVDVSSEGSGSDSWYDVAALTQAVRRDLEDLMNTQQSIPDLALEFPLLAESVVGFGVPDPSTYALDTPSGRRRFAAALMNVIDVFEPRLTDVRIELVDQRSQNLRELKFQVVARLAVEPAPQIVFETNLHVPSGQFTLEEGTA
- the tssC gene encoding type VI secretion system contractile sheath large subunit, with the protein product MSQAETQSSGGAAVAELSLMDQILDETRALDDNERERNQTYIEQFVRKVVSGETTVSKDLVTTINSWIAEIDHKLSQQLSEVMHSDEFQKLEGTWRGLHYLTQNSETGTSLKIRVMNVKKAELQKDLEKAVEFDQSTLFRKCYEEEYGQLGGEPYSMLLGDYHFGRTADDVNLLSLLSNVAAAGHAPFVGAADPTMFNMQSFTELGGPRDLAKIFQGADYAQWRSFRDSEDSRYVALTLPNVLGRLPYGEDFKKVESFDFDEAVDGTDHSQYLWMSAAWAYATRVTNAFSEHGWFAQTRGVEGGGKVEGLPVHTFPTDDGDVAMKCPTEIAITDRREFELSNLGFLPLLHAKNTDFAAFLGAQSCQKPKTYFEEDANANAELSSKINYLMCVSRFAHYLKVMARDKIGSSMECSECQEWLNDWISNYVCDPTTAGDETKAERPLSEARVEVQEIPGRPGWYEAVAYLRPHFQMETLGASMRLVAEVPKQG
- the dinB gene encoding DNA polymerase IV — translated: MILHVDMDAFYASIEQRDRPELRGLPVVVGGSRDGRGVVAAASYEARRFGIHSAMPGKRAAQLCPDAVFVKTDMAKYAAVGRQVRAIFHAYTPLVQPLSLDEAFLDVSGSQALFGDAAAIGRQIQQQIADDLNLVASVGIAPLKFVAKIASDLQKPSGFVVVAADQVQPFLDPLPISRLWGVGRVGQQKLQTIGIQRIADLRVCSQIDLERRFGRWGTHLWKLANGIDERRVVPDHQAKQIGHERTFWEDLDDESMLRSAVSSLVEQVCLRLRHANHTASSVGLKYRRHDFRTFTRSRAIPATDSTQAILQHVLELLAEMRSREPAKVRLVGVSLSQFKPAGQPQQMSLFEDPAQTKQHNIDRVLDQLGSQIHRASSHQWKHRP
- a CDS encoding Hcp family type VI secretion system effector, yielding MAVDYYLKIDGIKGESEDDKHKDEIEIIDFEWSEQQNSNFAQGGGGGGGKVKMENFKFRTFLNSASPALMQSCAEGKHIKDATFTCRKAGGGQKDYYKVTMEEIIVASCRISGGNGDIQEGGYVEGHPVEEITLNFGKIKWEYHPQKADGSLNSAKTGGYDLKKNKRV
- the tssG gene encoding type VI secretion system baseplate subunit TssG yields the protein MNGPYDVTATSFGGSQSLTLIPPGTDVIDALPAGSVARELFERPWKFDFFQAVMLLQDLAARSDSASAAPIAGFSLPREEAMRFSVPSNNVFPGAAIQAIQWDADQQRPNVCINFMGLTGPSGVLPRSYTEHVQRVELVPSHAERHALRDWLDNFNHRLASLFFQAWAKYRFPVSLCRPSREAATVKQPEHIVRVALASIAGIAIAEQPQPSLAADAPATLDAPVTSDAPEKLERDELLGLAGLLAQRPMNVCNLQSALQQSLEVPVRIKQFEGTWLPLDERTQTQLGNRNCRLGQDAVVGERLWSRQQKITIEVGPLPAEQFPQYLPPTDEHSGRGLQRLRHLVGICIGQTLEFDVQPVLRIDRPLSVQLTHDQTATRLGYDSWLGSPPEKSVAADAIFPGNARC
- the tssF gene encoding type VI secretion system baseplate subunit TssF: MTQTLFQYYERELHYQREQSREFAVRYPAAAGRLRMDATGTGDPHVERLIQSVSLLGARIHKRLDDDLPELTDALLSILYPHYLRPIPSMAVVAFEADPANLPPEGIAVPRGLPLRTSAVGGQVCRYQTSQAAHLWPLEISDVQLLQPPLGDGPAAPPGTAAALKMRVRNVHGKPIASLPIDALRLHLTGPDSVAAGLYEAMVNDAIEVAFVAPGGKPVRILADQALQATGFDRDQALLPYPPQSFDGYRLLTELFAFPDKYNFIDLKGWQTAAAELPTAEVDVWVFLNAPHDKIATVVRKEHVQLGCTPVVNLFPKICEPIQLNRQRHEYRIVPDASHRMACEVYSIDSVTSSRADGDRHWKPFFDIGRRDGDAALSGYWHAARRESQTVNDHGSDVYLQLVDERFDPCTPLTEVVTVQAMCTNRDVPSLLRQQAGAVTWHVDAAIPIRSVRCLKHPTVSLRPPVRRHAHWNLISHLALGHRFIEGPEGLQTLREILRLYDFSDPHSYDPRGAAARQMVEGVLDIGHKSVTRQVGPAVEGCFARGTQLTLVLDEDQYESTGAFLFANVLQRFLGLASGVNSFVETVVESKQRDGVLAHFPPHDGEEPRL